A window of Rhodothermales bacterium genomic DNA:
GGAAACGCCGGCCACCGGGGCCGTCGTGAGGCCGAGTTCCAATCCGCGGTGCAGCGTTTCGCCGGCGTTCACGCTCACGCGTGTGCCGTCCACATTCGTGAAGGCCACAATGTCGTCCTGCTTGCGGAGGGCGTAGGCCGCCAATTCGTACTCACCCACGCCGGGCACGCGTCCGCGAAGACCCAGGTCCACGTTGTCCACCTTGACCGGTTCGAGGTCGATGGTATTCGAAATGGATCCCTGGCGGAACAGTTGGCTCTCGGACGGTACCCGGAACGCGTGCCGCCACGATGCGAACACGTTCACGGATGGGGACACCTGGTACGTGGCGCCCAGTTTCGGACTCAGGTGGGTATAGGACCGCGAGGTTGAGGCCGGACGCCGGTGGGAGCCCGTCGTCACGGTGGACAGGTTGTTCGTGTAGTCGTAGGACATGACATCCAGGCGGAGTCCGGCGGTCAGGCGCAGCGCATCGGCCGGCGACGACTCCACATGCACATACGGCGATGCCTGGGCGTACTGCACATCGTAATCGTACAACGCCTCGTTCTCTGTCCAGTCAACAAATACCTTGCCGTCACGTACCGGCGTAATCCGTCGTTCCAGACGTTCTCCCGGACTGAAGTCCAGGTCAGTACCCACCACGACCCGTGTTCGCATGGGTTCCAGATCGTACCGGTACTTGATGAGCGCGCCTGCAGACCAGTTCTGTGTTTCCCAGATAGCAGGGTCGAACGACAGCGACCAGTTGGGCATGAGGTCCATGACATTGAACCGCACGTAGGGCGTAATACTCAGGAGGGACTTTGCCGTGAAGGTCTCGAACGCGGACGAGAGCCGGTACGCCTGGACCTGTCGGTACGAGATTGGCTGGTAATTCTGTCGTGGGTTGTCGCGGTAGTCGGCCTCCGAAATCGCGGCGCTGCCAGCCGTATTTTGATCCACGTTGGACCAGGAGAACACCGTCCGCAGAAGCCAATTGGACCGGGAACGACGGTCCCATCGCAGCGTGGCGCTTTGCCGGGTGTATTCCGTTCCGACGCGCCAACCGTCTGAGTCCGTGGCATTCACATCCAAGCGGAATCCGTTGAGTCCGATGGTGTTGCCGGCCGAAACCAGTGCGCGTTTGTATCCGAAGGAGCCCCCTTCAGCCGTGATGTCCAACATGGGCGCGCCGGGAGCAGACGCTGACGTCACATTGATGACACCTCCAATCGCATCGCTGCCGTACAGCGCCGTGCCCGGTCCCTTCATGACCTCAATGCCCTCGGACTGCGGAACGTTGATTTCGTACAGGGCATTGTGATTGAAGAACCCGGTGGACCGTGTGGGTACACCGTTTTCCAGGTAGAGATACAGGGGATCGGTCGAGAGGGGCTGCCGGATGGAGGTCATGTGGCCTTCCCCGGCGGTTTGATTGACCCAGACCCCGGCAATCTGCCCCATGATGTCTGAAGGATGCGAGGGATTCTGCTCGCGGATGGATGCGCCGTCGACGGCGCCAATGGATGCGGCAATGTCGGATTTGAACTGCCGCTCGCGCGTGGCACTCACGATGACATCCTGCATGCGAATGCCTTCCGGCGTCAGGGCGATGGACAGATTGAGGGCGGCATTGGCCGTTACGGTTTCACGATGTGTAGCGTATCCGATGAACCGGGCCACGAGCACGTCGCTTTCGGCGGGCGCGCGGAGTTCGAATGTGCCGTCCACCGCCGTGACCACGCCGGTTCCCGCGCGCTCCAGGAAAACGTGGACGCCGGGGACGGGATCACGCGTTTCGGCGTCGGTCACCAGGCCGGAAATGTAGGTCTGGCCAAGTGAGAAGGCCGGGGATACGAACAAGAGCAGGAGGAATGTGGAAAATGCCCTGAATGACATTGACCACACCTTCGAAGAGGATGGTTGCATGATAGTCCTTGGTTTTGGAGCTGACGAAGAATGGAATGGGTCGTCAGACCACCGGAGGACCACGCAGTTGGATGGTGTCAACGCTGGCTACGGCGTCAACGAGGGAGGCGACCACAACCTGTTTGTCGGGCCGGAATCCCGGCGCGATCACATCGGGCGCAGGAGCCGGATACGCACTGAACGTGCCGAACAGGTTTGAATAATCACACGTCAGGTGCTCCAGATCATCCGTGGAGGCCTGCGTTCCGGGCCCCGGCTGACCGGGACGGTGTTCGTCCGATGCGTGGGCAGAACCGGTATGCGCCGCCGAATTGTGCGGCATTGCAGCCGCCGCGACCTGGAAGTGTCCACCAAGCGCCATCCACGAATAGTGGACGACGGGAGACACGATGGTCCCGAGCACCAGAACGGTGCTCAACAGCAATCCGATATGTCGCCGGGTCTTCATCAGGGCCCAGTATACTGAACGAACACGAAATGGGTTCGTATCCAGCAAACCGGACACCCAATTTCCGATCACCATTCTCCGACGCATGACCATGCCTGCTGCCGCCCAATTGAAGAATGCTTCCCTGCTCCGATCCCAGGCCCATCTGGATGGTCAATGGTGCGACGCCCTGTCCGGCGCGACCTTTCCGGTCATGAACCCGGCCGACGCGGGCACGTTGGCCACCGTTCCGGACATGGGGCCCGACGATGCCCGCCTGGCGGTCTCGGCGGCCCACCGGGCGTTCCCGGAATGGTCGCGCCAGACAGCCGGTGACCGCGCCTCGACGCTGCGGAAGTGGAACGATCTCATCCTGGAAAATCGCCAGGACCTGGCCCGGCTCATGACGCTGGAGCAGGGAAAACCGCTCAAGGAATCGCTCGGGGAGGTGGATTACGGCGCATCGTTCGTCGCGTGGTTCGCCGAGGAGGCGCGCCGGGCGTATGGCGACGTCATCCCGGCGCACGCATCGGACAAACGGATCCTGGCCCTCCGCCAACCCGTGGGCGTTTGCGTGGCCATCACCCCGTGGAATTTTCCGATTGCCATGATCACCCGGAAGGTGGCGCCGGCGCTGGCGGCCGGGTGTACGGTGGTCGTGAAGCCCGCCGCCGAGACGCCGCTGTGCGCGCTTGCCTTGGCGTGGTTGGCGAGCGAAGCCGGGTTGCCGCCGGGGGTGTTCAACGTCGTCACGACGGATGACGCCAGCGCGGTGGGGGAGGCCTTGCTGGCGGACATCCGGGTGCGGAAAATCTCATTCACGGGATCCACGCCGGTGGGCAAGATCCTCATGCGGCAAGCGGCCGACACCGTGAAGCGTGTATCGCTTGAACTCGGCGGGAATGCACCGTTCATCGTGTTCGACGATGCGGATGTGGAAGCCGCGGCGGACGGCGCGCTCGCATCGAAATACCGGAATGCCGGCCAGACGTGCGTGTGCGCCAACCGGATTTACGTGCAGGATGGCATTTACGATGCATTCCTCGCGGCCTACGACAAGCGGGTCGCCGGATTGAAGGTGGGCTCCGGCCTCGATGATGGCGTCGACATCGGGCCCATCATCAACGAAAAGGGTGTTGGGAAAATTGAGCGGCTGTTGGACGATGCGGTGCGCACGGGCGCCCGGATTACCCGCGGCGGGACGCGGGTGTCGGACGACGGCACGTGGTTCGAGCCGACCATCATCCAGGACGTGGAGGACCGGATGACGATCTCCGAAGAGGAGATTTTCGGGCCGGTCTCCGCCATCTACCGGTTCTCGGACGAGGAGGAAGCCATCCGGCGTGCCAACGATACACCGTTCGGACTGGCCGCGTACTTCTATTCGAAGGACAACGCACGGATCTGGCGGGTGTCCGAGGCGCTGGAATACGGTATGGTGGGGGTGAATACCGGCCTGGTTTCGACGGCGGTGGCACCGTTCGGCGGCGTCAAGGAATCGGGCATCGGCCGGGAAGGGTCGCGGTACGGTATGGACGAGTACCTGGAAATCAAGTATGTTTGCGTCGGCGGCCTTTCGGATTGACGTTCCGCGGTGTCAATCGGGCCGCTATCCAACCTGATCGCCGGTCTTGAAACCGGCCCCGAAATATGAACCCACGCTTCCGGCTGGCGCTTGGCGCCCTGCTGCTCTTCGTTCTCACGACCGCGTCGGCCTGCCAGGCCCAGCAAGCCGACATCACGCTCGAACGCCTGTTCAACACCGCGGACTTCGCGGCGGAAGGATTCGGGCCCGCCATCTGGCTGGAAGACGGATCCGGATACACGACGGTCGAAACGGCCCGCGGCGGCGGCCAGGACGTCGTGAAATACGACCCGGAAACGGGAGAGCGGACGGTCCTGGTTTCGGCTCGCGACCTGACGCCCTCCGGGGCCGCGGAGCCGCTGCCCATAGACGGCTATTCCTGGTCGCCCGACGGGTCCAAGTTCGTCCTGTTCACCAACAGCACAAGGGTCTGGCGGCAGAACACGCGGGGCGACTACTGGGTGCTGGACCTGGGCAGTCGAAACCTGCGGAAGCTC
This region includes:
- a CDS encoding TonB-dependent receptor, which produces MQPSSSKVWSMSFRAFSTFLLLLFVSPAFSLGQTYISGLVTDAETRDPVPGVHVFLERAGTGVVTAVDGTFELRAPAESDVLVARFIGYATHRETVTANAALNLSIALTPEGIRMQDVIVSATRERQFKSDIAASIGAVDGASIREQNPSHPSDIMGQIAGVWVNQTAGEGHMTSIRQPLSTDPLYLYLENGVPTRSTGFFNHNALYEINVPQSEGIEVMKGPGTALYGSDAIGGVINVTSASAPGAPMLDITAEGGSFGYKRALVSAGNTIGLNGFRLDVNATDSDGWRVGTEYTRQSATLRWDRRSRSNWLLRTVFSWSNVDQNTAGSAAISEADYRDNPRQNYQPISYRQVQAYRLSSAFETFTAKSLLSITPYVRFNVMDLMPNWSLSFDPAIWETQNWSAGALIKYRYDLEPMRTRVVVGTDLDFSPGERLERRITPVRDGKVFVDWTENEALYDYDVQYAQASPYVHVESSPADALRLTAGLRLDVMSYDYTNNLSTVTTGSHRRPASTSRSYTHLSPKLGATYQVSPSVNVFASWRHAFRVPSESQLFRQGSISNTIDLEPVKVDNVDLGLRGRVPGVGEYELAAYALRKQDDIVAFTNVDGTRVSVNAGETLHRGLELGLTTAPVAGVSVRVGGSLARHTYESWETQIGEDYSGNEVETAPRVLLNAAATWRFPLLEGGLVSVEWNRLGNYWMDAENTSKYEGHDLLNLNANLSVTQDVTLLVRVSNLTDALYAERATYNAFRGDEFAPGLPRTVHVSVRYALD
- a CDS encoding NAD-dependent succinate-semialdehyde dehydrogenase; this encodes MPAAAQLKNASLLRSQAHLDGQWCDALSGATFPVMNPADAGTLATVPDMGPDDARLAVSAAHRAFPEWSRQTAGDRASTLRKWNDLILENRQDLARLMTLEQGKPLKESLGEVDYGASFVAWFAEEARRAYGDVIPAHASDKRILALRQPVGVCVAITPWNFPIAMITRKVAPALAAGCTVVVKPAAETPLCALALAWLASEAGLPPGVFNVVTTDDASAVGEALLADIRVRKISFTGSTPVGKILMRQAADTVKRVSLELGGNAPFIVFDDADVEAAADGALASKYRNAGQTCVCANRIYVQDGIYDAFLAAYDKRVAGLKVGSGLDDGVDIGPIINEKGVGKIERLLDDAVRTGARITRGGTRVSDDGTWFEPTIIQDVEDRMTISEEEIFGPVSAIYRFSDEEEAIRRANDTPFGLAAYFYSKDNARIWRVSEALEYGMVGVNTGLVSTAVAPFGGVKESGIGREGSRYGMDEYLEIKYVCVGGLSD